One segment of Vagococcus martis DNA contains the following:
- a CDS encoding SpaA isopeptide-forming pilin-related protein, whose protein sequence is MSKNLRVFMTVIILLTQFVYPVQTIYAVDKNNDFSIQEVDVGNGLFNLVLENRVDYDEVKVEIPKEGNYDLFGMKYQIENHTTLIIEKKDITNSIIPIQLINIKDNESLLSFNVYKDNVLVGGAKYEFKQQVNVKQLNERMLEREQDDQSIYDNSNNVTSAPDLQRFLSVIPVFDTVESGNDALYKIILKTTGSQVNYTNVRMVIKLPNNKWTRFQQNLDELAIANIVPLYDEENNQLVYDFDELKSGQTYEIVVKVGTTNGYMKNNDQINLQANLTFLDNDILDLSKEGSIIVKASNATTITKEVVEQKLNGKPSIAMPGVDITWKIKVSIPYKKTGQMFLKEGDKIVVQDILPSGLEFNKALIGGKELKTNISKNKLTWNFDVPSFEEQKSSKDSLFQTEILVYTKIEKNDKLVGKELENKASLDTLFIDEKPLDPKPETSSSITVYKSMGDTANTEGAIIVPAHYGPLNSKGGYATNNELNPNITVDDSAYLGFRHGVRATVYGARQDLNKLDIIYTIDKHLYLDKLILPSDNTWFLGRTKEDGLLELPLAKNPTYKVVLSYVRNGKMDTITLKNLKTNVELSLEDLGLKKGDRVAEVKYVFDSPVPMGFANKQMSRYLFTVEPGYVGEVKNEFNMIGESSYNHKTQPPSYSTSNNIKFNHKFDAPEGAKAPAADRTAQIVKNKSGESPIANISIELDKQENGIVDVGTNRMKIIYSSPSASTSSISEKLESVVLLPPGVRISEKQNDKYFDNSGESIPGMFKIIDKNYNNTNRQLVKFEWNEKYIRPSQQLSAEVDIDISSKAPNSLYFDVYGFSGNKKLDVPKVNNSSVTDTILQTDIDDLNKDGKKDSPRIKSSNVYHMINMYDLQTEKYIKNNTSGWSKFIEAKPSEVIDYRLYLTNSTGKDISSMTLIDVLPFNGDLGLTDNISRGSQFRPTLVGPVTLPTEWKNKVSVYYSEESQPTRDELYRYTTDKDKLPMVGNLPEFKPAKWLGESAVSDWSKISSIKIELVPGTNWIPGVDMDIIYQMKMPSVDQITNKKILDKTTNPIERAAWNSFAVATDQGQPVEPHQVGVYMNEDIGNLTINKIDSETKKTLSGAEFKISNEDGSFVKTIVSDDKGIAKLEDIPLGKYTIKETKAPDGYNLSSDTFEFEVTNDKYQHEFTIENQKIKGKLTIKKVDSVTGKALSGAVFEVKNSKDEIITTLTTDDKGLADISDLLDDKYTITEVKAPEGYNILQKPIEFEITSKNSDIILTVKNTKTGWELPETGGSGILLSSVIGLMFISVGLSFIRVRKIK, encoded by the coding sequence GTGAGTAAAAATTTAAGAGTATTTATGACAGTAATTATTTTATTAACACAGTTTGTATATCCAGTTCAAACAATTTATGCTGTAGATAAAAATAATGATTTTTCTATACAAGAAGTAGATGTAGGCAATGGGCTATTCAATTTAGTTTTGGAAAACAGGGTAGATTATGATGAAGTTAAGGTAGAAATACCCAAAGAAGGAAATTATGATTTATTTGGAATGAAATATCAAATAGAAAATCATACTACTTTGATTATTGAAAAAAAAGATATCACTAATAGTATTATACCTATTCAATTAATAAATATTAAAGATAATGAAAGTTTATTATCATTTAATGTGTACAAAGATAATGTATTAGTGGGTGGTGCAAAGTATGAATTTAAACAACAAGTTAATGTTAAGCAGTTAAATGAAAGAATGCTAGAAAGAGAGCAAGACGATCAGTCAATATATGATAATAGTAATAATGTAACAAGCGCTCCTGACTTACAGAGATTTTTATCAGTTATACCAGTATTTGACACAGTCGAATCAGGAAATGATGCTTTGTATAAAATTATTTTGAAGACAACAGGATCGCAGGTTAATTATACAAATGTTCGAATGGTGATTAAATTACCTAATAACAAATGGACAAGATTTCAACAAAATCTTGATGAATTAGCCATAGCTAATATTGTTCCACTATATGATGAGGAAAATAATCAACTAGTGTATGATTTTGATGAGTTAAAATCAGGACAAACTTATGAAATAGTCGTGAAGGTAGGTACTACTAATGGTTATATGAAAAATAATGATCAAATAAATCTTCAAGCAAATCTTACTTTTTTAGATAATGATATTCTTGATTTATCAAAAGAAGGTAGTATTATTGTGAAAGCATCAAATGCCACAACTATTACCAAAGAAGTGGTTGAACAAAAATTGAATGGAAAACCTTCTATTGCTATGCCGGGTGTTGATATCACATGGAAAATCAAAGTAAGTATACCTTATAAAAAAACGGGGCAGATGTTTTTAAAAGAAGGAGACAAAATAGTTGTTCAAGATATTTTGCCAAGTGGATTAGAGTTTAACAAAGCTTTAATTGGTGGTAAAGAGCTAAAGACTAATATATCAAAAAACAAACTAACTTGGAATTTTGATGTACCAAGTTTCGAAGAACAAAAATCAAGTAAAGATAGTTTGTTTCAAACAGAAATTCTTGTCTATACTAAGATAGAAAAAAATGACAAATTAGTCGGAAAAGAGCTGGAAAATAAAGCAAGTTTAGATACTCTATTTATTGATGAAAAACCTTTAGATCCAAAACCAGAAACATCATCGTCAATTACTGTATATAAATCAATGGGTGATACAGCTAATACTGAAGGAGCTATAATAGTTCCAGCTCACTATGGACCTTTGAATAGTAAAGGTGGATATGCTACAAATAATGAACTAAATCCGAATATAACAGTAGATGATAGTGCCTATTTAGGATTTCGACATGGAGTTCGAGCGACTGTTTATGGGGCAAGACAAGATTTAAACAAATTAGATATTATTTACACTATAGATAAACATTTATATTTAGATAAATTAATATTACCTAGTGACAATACATGGTTTTTAGGACGAACAAAGGAAGATGGACTATTAGAATTACCTTTAGCTAAAAACCCTACATATAAGGTAGTATTGTCATACGTAAGAAATGGAAAAATGGATACTATTACTTTAAAAAATCTTAAAACAAATGTGGAACTTAGTTTGGAAGATTTAGGATTAAAAAAAGGAGACAGAGTAGCAGAAGTAAAATATGTATTTGATAGTCCCGTCCCAATGGGGTTTGCAAATAAACAAATGAGTCGATACCTTTTTACTGTAGAACCAGGTTATGTTGGAGAAGTGAAAAATGAATTTAATATGATTGGAGAATCGTCATACAATCATAAAACTCAGCCTCCTTCGTATAGTACAAGTAATAATATTAAATTCAATCACAAATTTGATGCTCCGGAAGGAGCTAAAGCACCTGCTGCAGATAGGACGGCCCAGATAGTAAAAAATAAAAGTGGAGAATCACCAATTGCTAATATATCGATAGAATTAGACAAACAAGAGAATGGAATAGTAGATGTTGGAACAAATAGAATGAAAATTATATACTCAAGCCCATCTGCATCTACTAGCTCGATTTCAGAAAAATTAGAATCAGTTGTTTTACTCCCGCCAGGAGTAAGGATTTCAGAAAAACAAAATGATAAGTATTTTGATAACTCAGGTGAATCTATTCCAGGAATGTTCAAGATAATTGATAAAAATTATAATAATACGAATCGACAGTTAGTTAAATTTGAATGGAACGAAAAATATATTAGACCTTCTCAACAACTCTCAGCAGAAGTAGATATAGATATTAGTTCTAAAGCTCCAAATTCATTATATTTTGATGTGTACGGCTTTTCAGGCAATAAAAAACTAGATGTTCCAAAAGTTAATAATAGTTCGGTGACAGATACTATTTTACAAACAGATATAGATGATTTAAACAAAGATGGGAAAAAAGATAGTCCTCGAATTAAGTCAAGTAATGTGTATCATATGATTAATATGTATGATTTACAAACAGAAAAGTATATAAAAAATAATACTTCAGGTTGGTCTAAATTTATAGAAGCAAAACCGTCAGAAGTGATTGATTATAGATTATATCTAACCAATTCAACAGGAAAAGACATTTCAAGTATGACATTAATTGATGTACTACCTTTTAATGGAGATCTTGGATTGACAGATAATATATCAAGAGGTAGTCAATTTAGACCTACATTAGTCGGACCAGTTACTTTGCCAACAGAATGGAAGAATAAAGTATCTGTTTATTATAGTGAAGAATCACAGCCAACCAGAGATGAACTGTATAGATATACGACTGATAAAGATAAATTACCAATGGTGGGTAACTTACCAGAATTCAAACCTGCTAAATGGTTGGGAGAATCAGCAGTCTCAGATTGGTCAAAAATTTCTTCTATAAAAATAGAATTAGTTCCTGGTACAAATTGGATACCTGGAGTCGATATGGATATTATCTATCAAATGAAAATGCCCTCTGTTGATCAGATAACAAACAAAAAAATTCTAGACAAAACAACGAACCCTATTGAGCGAGCAGCTTGGAATTCATTTGCAGTAGCAACAGATCAAGGTCAACCAGTAGAACCACATCAAGTAGGTGTGTATATGAATGAGGACATTGGAAACTTAACTATCAATAAAATTGATAGTGAAACTAAAAAAACATTATCAGGTGCAGAATTTAAAATTAGTAATGAAGATGGTTCATTCGTTAAAACAATTGTATCTGATGATAAAGGAATAGCTAAATTAGAAGATATCCCTTTAGGAAAATATACAATCAAAGAAACAAAAGCTCCAGATGGATATAATTTATCAAGTGATACTTTTGAATTTGAGGTAACTAATGATAAATATCAACACGAATTTACAATAGAAAATCAAAAAATAAAAGGTAAATTAACGATTAAAAAGGTTGACTCTGTAACAGGTAAAGCATTGTCAGGTGCAGTATTTGAAGTGAAAAATAGTAAAGATGAGATTATCACAACTTTAACTACTGATGATAAAGGGTTAGCAGATATTTCTGACTTATTAGATGATAAGTATACAATCACTGAAGTAAAAGCTCCAGAAGGATATAATATTCTACAAAAACCAATAGAATTTGAGATTACATCAAAAAATTCAGATATAATACTAACTGTAAAAAATACAAAAACTGGTTGGGAGTTACCAGAAACAGGTGGAAGTGGTATATTACTTTCAAGTGTAATCGGCTTGATGTTTATATCAGTAGGCTTGTCGTTTATAAGAGTTAGAAAAATTAAATAA
- a CDS encoding class C sortase, with amino-acid sequence MKRNTIITFFLLIGMAIFSYPFVANMVSTTGHVQKVKGYEEMMEKLDNKQKEAAEERARIHNEEIKKEEQIFVDPFENGTESAGSKSYYDALNLGEVIAVLKIPKLDLELPIYHGSNEKVLSKGVGHLENSALPIGGIGTHSVLTAHRGLPTAKLFRHLDKLENGDVFFVEVLGETHAYEVFKDKIVLPNETEWLTQDEDQELVTLLTCEPYMINTHRLLVTGKRIPYDETAKVLHKEASNGLKKLYIYTGIGLSLFLLLIMYLIYRYKKNSNKRKRGKK; translated from the coding sequence ATGAAAAGAAATACAATTATTACTTTTTTCTTATTAATCGGAATGGCAATTTTTTCTTATCCTTTCGTAGCTAATATGGTATCTACTACAGGACATGTCCAAAAGGTAAAAGGGTATGAAGAAATGATGGAAAAATTAGATAACAAGCAAAAAGAAGCAGCTGAAGAACGTGCCAGAATTCATAACGAGGAAATCAAAAAAGAAGAGCAGATATTTGTTGACCCGTTTGAAAATGGAACGGAATCAGCTGGGAGTAAAAGTTATTATGATGCTCTAAACCTAGGTGAAGTTATTGCGGTATTAAAAATTCCTAAACTTGATTTAGAGTTGCCAATCTATCATGGTTCAAACGAAAAAGTTCTGAGTAAAGGTGTTGGACATTTAGAAAACTCTGCTTTACCAATTGGAGGAATAGGAACGCATTCAGTATTGACAGCACATAGAGGGCTACCCACGGCAAAATTATTTAGGCATTTAGACAAGTTAGAAAATGGCGATGTATTTTTTGTTGAAGTGCTAGGAGAAACACATGCTTATGAGGTGTTTAAAGATAAGATTGTTTTACCAAATGAAACAGAATGGTTAACACAAGATGAAGATCAAGAATTAGTGACTTTATTAACGTGTGAACCTTATATGATTAACACGCATCGTTTGTTAGTAACTGGAAAACGTATTCCTTACGATGAAACAGCAAAAGTGCTACATAAAGAAGCGTCAAACGGATTGAAAAAATTATATATCTATACAGGAATAGGATTGAGCTTATTCTTATTATTAATAATGTACTTGATTTATCGTTATAAAAAGAACTCGAACAAAAGAAAACGAGGTAAAAAATGA
- a CDS encoding histidine kinase — MGKKSYRVWVYFILAIFVSLSLFGRSFWENQFGSIPIKGDKGVVAFDNNELDDKIYSLNGEWSFYPNELLTLNNIDDYHSQIISVPGDWKTQFKKKSKIGYGTYHLKLYLPKHERRFAIHLVSIHSASKIYVDNKLLYEAGVVGTSGKLSEPKNTPKTLLFNKLEGKEVVDIIIQVSNFTDTRSGGIVREILFGDSNVLINQMNISNSLELITLSILMLTVILLLGLYAFVHRKPEVLNVVIILVNFSLLFMIGLGEKLLHHWIDIPYQINTRLVNVTIIIISLLFIKLVIENFSTRYKKFLKYIIKIEVMCLIGCIFLPIEIIQSTSILFILFLILSLSITFIAANRKLEKSVPSQVFFLISLGSLMMHLSSWLCSFITGAVYIYYPFDLLISVFCLMITWLKHYQGVYIQMEDMNTNLIYAMESKNSFLSRVAIKLRKPIKEIDNLISTIMLQTQNTTDAVFREDLAMLEEANQDILVLVNNMVELSNSEFSLKNDFVEPLSITKKINYCTSIVTKNEFYQDVTVVMDIDYSTDVVYGNVRHFVQLIFQVLFIAKRIIPLGTLTFYTEMNEKEQIVLNVKFTECFVSKNQIHIMNMSLHELMEDDTLFESMYGVEMSLLHSMTRLQGGSLAVEQITNGINMKFTFDKAPELDVYAEERFEVITLDENLVQDKKRTILVVSSDVKQLLAIRTMLENRETLVIVTNYTTDALGYIKKYNIDLVIADTILENETGFSFVGDIRKSHTIIQLPILLVVSTNKYKVELNEVYRSGANDYIEKPIDAVELSARVKILIGMKQNIEQAIHFEASWLQAQIEPHFLFNTLNTIISLSSEDEDKMEEVFDAFMTLLHSKYHYDNEGMITLEEEIRLVKSYLLIEETRYGDKLKINWQVDGTLDLKKVEIIPLSIQPIVENAIKHGILPQRGNGTLTICISRVTDSQVKVVIKDDGNGTDKTMSDFLHMRYQKLPVGIGLTNTYYRFKKIMGEELIFESTVGKGTNVSFYLDY, encoded by the coding sequence ATGGGTAAAAAGTCATATCGTGTTTGGGTGTACTTTATTTTAGCAATTTTTGTATCTCTTTCATTATTTGGCCGTAGTTTTTGGGAAAACCAGTTCGGAAGTATACCAATAAAAGGCGATAAAGGAGTTGTTGCATTTGATAATAATGAATTAGACGATAAAATTTATTCACTAAATGGTGAATGGTCTTTTTACCCTAATGAATTATTAACATTAAATAATATTGATGATTATCATAGCCAGATTATATCTGTGCCAGGTGATTGGAAAACACAATTTAAGAAAAAAAGTAAAATTGGCTATGGTACATATCATTTGAAATTATATCTTCCAAAGCATGAGAGACGTTTTGCCATACATTTGGTCAGTATACATAGCGCTAGTAAAATTTATGTTGATAATAAATTACTGTATGAAGCCGGTGTAGTAGGGACATCTGGTAAACTAAGCGAACCAAAGAATACACCGAAAACACTTTTATTTAACAAATTAGAAGGAAAAGAAGTTGTTGATATCATTATACAAGTATCTAATTTTACGGATACTCGTTCCGGCGGTATTGTTAGGGAAATTTTATTTGGTGATTCAAACGTGTTAATTAATCAAATGAACATTTCTAATAGTTTAGAGCTAATAACTTTGTCAATTCTAATGTTAACTGTGATTTTATTATTAGGTCTGTATGCATTTGTTCATAGAAAACCTGAAGTATTAAATGTTGTTATAATTTTAGTTAATTTTTCACTATTATTCATGATAGGTTTAGGGGAAAAATTATTACATCATTGGATAGATATCCCATACCAAATTAATACGAGGCTAGTTAATGTAACTATTATTATAATATCTTTGCTATTTATAAAGCTAGTTATAGAAAACTTCTCAACAAGATATAAGAAGTTTTTAAAATATATAATTAAAATTGAAGTGATGTGTTTAATAGGATGTATTTTTTTACCGATAGAAATCATCCAAAGTACATCCATTCTTTTTATATTATTTTTGATTTTATCATTAAGTATAACGTTTATCGCAGCTAATAGAAAGCTAGAGAAAAGTGTGCCGTCTCAAGTGTTTTTCCTAATATCATTAGGTAGTTTGATGATGCATCTTTCTTCATGGCTCTGTTCTTTTATTACAGGAGCGGTTTATATTTATTATCCTTTTGATTTGTTAATATCAGTCTTTTGTTTGATGATTACTTGGCTGAAACATTATCAAGGTGTTTATATTCAAATGGAAGATATGAATACTAATTTAATCTATGCGATGGAATCTAAAAATAGTTTTCTATCACGAGTTGCCATTAAACTAAGAAAGCCAATTAAAGAAATAGATAACTTAATCAGTACGATTATGTTACAAACTCAAAATACAACAGACGCTGTATTTAGAGAAGACCTGGCTATGTTAGAAGAAGCGAATCAAGACATTTTGGTATTGGTGAATAATATGGTTGAGTTATCAAATAGTGAGTTCTCTTTAAAAAATGATTTTGTTGAACCATTATCGATAACAAAGAAAATTAATTACTGTACGAGTATCGTGACAAAAAATGAGTTCTATCAAGATGTAACAGTTGTGATGGATATTGATTATTCAACAGATGTAGTTTATGGGAATGTGAGACATTTCGTGCAATTAATTTTCCAAGTATTGTTTATTGCCAAACGAATTATTCCGTTAGGGACGTTAACTTTTTACACTGAAATGAATGAAAAGGAACAAATCGTTTTAAACGTTAAATTCACAGAATGTTTTGTTTCAAAAAATCAAATTCATATTATGAATATGTCACTACATGAATTAATGGAAGATGACACGCTATTCGAAAGTATGTATGGTGTTGAGATGAGCTTGTTGCATTCGATGACAAGACTTCAAGGTGGTAGTTTAGCAGTTGAACAAATAACTAATGGTATTAACATGAAGTTTACCTTTGATAAAGCACCAGAACTAGATGTCTATGCTGAGGAACGCTTTGAAGTTATAACATTAGATGAAAACTTAGTTCAAGATAAGAAAAGAACCATATTAGTAGTGAGTAGTGATGTTAAACAGCTACTTGCAATACGCACAATGTTAGAAAATAGAGAGACACTAGTTATTGTAACAAACTATACGACAGACGCATTAGGCTATATAAAAAAATATAATATTGACCTCGTCATAGCAGATACTATTTTAGAAAATGAAACGGGATTTTCGTTTGTTGGGGACATTCGAAAAAGCCATACGATCATTCAATTACCAATCCTTTTGGTAGTATCTACGAATAAATATAAAGTTGAATTAAATGAAGTTTATCGTTCAGGAGCAAATGATTATATAGAAAAACCAATTGATGCTGTCGAGTTATCTGCGAGAGTCAAAATATTAATTGGGATGAAGCAAAATATAGAACAAGCGATTCATTTTGAAGCATCATGGCTCCAAGCACAAATAGAGCCGCATTTTTTATTTAATACGTTGAACACAATCATTAGTTTATCAAGTGAAGATGAAGACAAAATGGAAGAAGTCTTTGATGCATTTATGACTCTATTACATAGTAAATATCACTATGATAATGAAGGCATGATTACTTTGGAGGAGGAAATACGACTCGTTAAATCGTATTTATTAATCGAAGAAACTCGGTATGGAGATAAACTAAAAATAAATTGGCAAGTAGATGGCACACTTGACTTGAAGAAAGTTGAAATTATTCCATTATCAATCCAACCGATTGTTGAAAATGCTATTAAACATGGTATTTTACCACAAAGAGGAAATGGAACGTTGACTATTTGTATTTCGCGAGTAACTGATTCGCAAGTAAAAGTAGTCATTAAAGATGATGGGAATGGTACGGATAAAACCATGTCGGACTTTCTACATATGAGGTATCAAAAATTGCCAGTTGGTATTGGTTTAACTAATACGTATTACCGATTTAAGAAAATCATGGGAGAAGAATTGATTTTTGAGTCAACAGTTGGAAAAGGAACCAATGTATCATTTTATTTAGATTATTAG
- a CDS encoding SpaH/EbpB family LPXTG-anchored major pilin, producing MNLVKSKLVTLFLMLFLVLPTLLSGVVAVNAATVKGSPENPSLTILKKEQEPGTKPGEEGTGLPGQNAEGTPVKDVTFTLKKTHHFDPTTDTWTEVSGDDAVEITAVTNEEGLAVFNKDNGLELGRYEVRETAGPDHVILNKEAFTVDVPMTSKDGKDLNYDVHVYPKNETVRGDVELIKKDDTGTLLTGVVFNLFNADGTKAKDSEGKEFPDLTTKTDGKVAVSGLAAGKYFFREVSTLPGLAINLSKLEFEVKKDAEGQKVVVEWTEDDKYLSAKDNKAELINYKKPEIKKDVEDKEHHDVDREAEYKYNLTIKTPNDIDKYALLGVTDTLDDRLEYTGNWEVTGTTKDNIEFTQEGQTLVWEVKDLSKLTPGQDVKVTFTSKIKKDAVLKPEEMATGIPNKAKLDFDNNKGSYTKPKNPNDPNLPPTTPEEPPVTPPVTVRPKDGGLKVLKVDKNNHALFLEGAEFKLTTDKEGKNVVDATETSIRVNGEEFTGKLEDIATDKEGQISITGLTPGTYYLHETKAPTYQAEEGVEKPYRLLTKPLEVVVQDTVNDKEVTVENSKSGWDLPTTGGMGTLLFTLGGLSFMFMAFVLIFKRDKKAA from the coding sequence ATGAATTTAGTTAAAAGTAAGTTAGTAACATTATTTTTAATGTTATTTTTAGTATTACCTACACTTTTATCAGGTGTAGTGGCTGTTAATGCAGCAACAGTTAAAGGTTCACCAGAGAATCCTTCTTTAACGATTCTAAAAAAAGAACAAGAACCAGGGACAAAACCTGGTGAAGAAGGGACTGGATTACCAGGACAAAATGCTGAGGGAACACCAGTAAAAGATGTAACTTTTACACTTAAAAAGACACATCATTTTGATCCAACGACAGATACATGGACAGAAGTATCTGGAGATGATGCAGTTGAAATTACGGCAGTAACAAATGAAGAAGGTTTAGCTGTATTCAATAAAGATAATGGATTAGAGTTAGGTCGTTACGAAGTTCGTGAAACAGCTGGACCAGATCATGTTATCTTGAATAAAGAAGCATTTACAGTTGATGTACCAATGACATCTAAAGATGGAAAAGATTTAAACTATGATGTTCATGTGTATCCAAAGAATGAAACAGTTCGTGGAGATGTTGAATTAATTAAAAAAGACGACACAGGAACATTATTAACAGGTGTTGTGTTTAACTTATTTAATGCTGATGGTACAAAAGCAAAAGATTCAGAAGGTAAAGAATTTCCGGATTTAACAACAAAAACTGATGGAAAAGTTGCAGTAAGTGGATTAGCTGCGGGTAAATATTTCTTCCGAGAAGTTTCAACATTACCAGGTTTAGCAATTAATTTAAGTAAATTAGAATTTGAAGTTAAAAAAGATGCTGAAGGACAAAAAGTTGTTGTTGAATGGACAGAAGATGACAAATACTTATCTGCAAAAGATAATAAAGCAGAACTAATTAACTACAAAAAACCAGAAATTAAAAAAGATGTTGAAGATAAAGAGCATCATGATGTAGACCGTGAAGCTGAATACAAATATAACTTAACGATTAAAACACCAAATGATATTGATAAATATGCTTTATTAGGTGTAACAGATACATTAGATGATCGTTTAGAATATACAGGTAACTGGGAAGTTACTGGGACAACAAAAGATAACATCGAATTTACACAAGAAGGTCAAACATTAGTTTGGGAAGTAAAAGACTTATCTAAATTAACACCAGGTCAAGATGTTAAAGTAACTTTTACATCAAAAATCAAAAAAGATGCTGTATTAAAACCAGAAGAAATGGCAACAGGTATTCCGAATAAGGCTAAACTTGATTTTGATAACAATAAAGGATCATACACTAAACCAAAAAATCCAAATGATCCAAACTTACCACCAACAACACCAGAAGAACCACCCGTAACACCACCCGTAACAGTTCGTCCAAAAGACGGTGGACTTAAAGTGTTAAAAGTTGATAAAAATAATCATGCTTTATTCTTAGAAGGAGCAGAATTTAAATTAACAACTGATAAAGAAGGAAAAAATGTTGTTGATGCAACAGAAACATCAATTCGAGTTAATGGTGAAGAGTTTACAGGTAAACTTGAAGACATTGCAACTGATAAAGAAGGACAAATCAGCATCACAGGATTAACACCTGGAACATATTACCTACATGAAACAAAAGCACCAACTTATCAAGCAGAAGAAGGTGTAGAAAAACCATATCGTCTATTAACAAAACCATTAGAGGTAGTAGTTCAAGATACAGTTAATGATAAAGAAGTAACAGTAGAAAACTCAAAATCAGGTTGGGACTTACCAACAACTGGTGGAATGGGTACATTACTATTCACATTAGGTGGTTTAAGCTTTATGTTTATGGCATTTGTATTAATTTTCAAACGCGATAAAAAAGCTGCTTAA
- a CDS encoding class C sortase, with translation MKKKRWILILLFLFIGVGLLTFPKTVRVYYDLKNKRSYETYKNQVAHMKTDEAKEKTEKIRHCYDENIKDGEGITDPFNSNKESVDKMASCLDMEKNDIFSMLEIPKLGLIVPIFLNSSNEALNNGVGLVEGSSLPVGGESTHSVLAGHRGLWTQEMLRHADKLKSGDVFYIHTLEETLTYEIFAQTIIYPYDTDILEIEKGKDLATLITCHPFPTDLQRLLIRGERVK, from the coding sequence ATGAAAAAAAAACGTTGGATTTTGATTTTGCTTTTTCTTTTTATTGGAGTAGGACTACTCACTTTTCCTAAAACTGTCAGAGTTTATTATGATTTAAAAAATAAACGAAGTTACGAGACATATAAAAATCAAGTGGCGCATATGAAAACTGATGAGGCAAAGGAAAAAACAGAAAAAATTAGGCACTGTTATGATGAAAATATAAAAGATGGCGAAGGAATTACCGATCCATTCAATTCAAATAAAGAAAGTGTCGATAAAATGGCATCTTGTCTTGATATGGAAAAAAATGATATTTTCTCAATGTTAGAAATACCTAAGTTAGGTTTAATTGTTCCTATTTTTCTAAATTCAAGTAATGAAGCTTTGAATAATGGGGTTGGATTAGTTGAAGGATCTTCACTACCAGTTGGAGGTGAAAGTACACATTCTGTATTGGCTGGACATCGTGGATTATGGACACAAGAGATGTTACGCCATGCAGATAAATTGAAAAGTGGGGATGTTTTTTATATCCATACATTAGAAGAAACATTAACCTATGAAATTTTTGCCCAAACAATTATTTACCCATACGATACTGATATCTTAGAAATAGAAAAAGGAAAAGACTTAGCAACATTGATTACGTGTCATCCTTTTCCGACCGATTTACAACGTCTGTTAATTCGAGGAGAAAGAGTGAAATAA